A portion of the Corynebacterium rouxii genome contains these proteins:
- a CDS encoding universal stress protein, producing the protein MTAENIVVVAVDGSEASQNAVRWAANTANKRGVPLRLAASYTMPQFLYAEGMVPPQELFDELQSETMDVIEAARVVAHEVAPDIKIGYVIAEGSPIDMLLDMSSDVTMIVMGSRGLGGLSGMVMGSVSAAVVSHADCPVVVVRNDNHVTETNKYGPVVVGVDGSDVSQRATEFAFEEAQARGAKLVAIHTWMDMQVQASLAGLAAAQQEWEIIEKEQTTLLKDRLQPLLERFPDVEVEMVITRDRPVRALEDCAHNAQLLVVGSHGRGGFRGMLLGSTSRALLQSAPCPMVVVRPNEKEN; encoded by the coding sequence ATGACTGCCGAAAACATCGTTGTCGTTGCTGTCGATGGTTCCGAGGCCTCTCAGAACGCCGTTCGCTGGGCAGCAAATACAGCCAACAAGCGTGGCGTTCCGCTTCGCCTCGCCGCAAGCTACACCATGCCACAGTTCCTCTACGCTGAGGGTATGGTGCCACCACAGGAGCTTTTCGACGAGCTCCAGTCCGAGACAATGGACGTGATCGAGGCGGCCCGCGTAGTTGCCCATGAGGTCGCCCCAGACATCAAGATCGGATACGTCATCGCCGAGGGCAGCCCTATCGACATGCTTCTCGACATGTCGAGCGACGTCACCATGATCGTCATGGGCTCCCGTGGCCTAGGCGGCCTCTCCGGTATGGTTATGGGCTCCGTTTCTGCGGCAGTGGTCAGCCACGCCGACTGCCCAGTGGTAGTCGTGCGAAACGACAACCACGTCACCGAAACCAATAAGTACGGCCCAGTGGTCGTCGGTGTCGACGGCTCCGACGTGTCCCAGCGCGCAACCGAGTTCGCCTTCGAAGAAGCACAAGCACGCGGTGCAAAGCTGGTTGCTATCCATACGTGGATGGATATGCAGGTCCAGGCTTCCTTGGCTGGTCTGGCGGCTGCACAACAGGAGTGGGAGATCATCGAGAAGGAGCAAACCACCCTGCTCAAGGATCGCCTGCAGCCATTGCTGGAGCGTTTCCCAGACGTAGAGGTCGAAATGGTGATCACTCGCGATCGCCCAGTACGCGCCCTCGAGGACTGTGCACACAACGCCCAGCTACTGGTGGTTGGCTCCCACGGCCGTGGCGGTTTCCGCGGCATGCTGTTGGGCTCTACTTCCCGTGCGCTGTTGCAGTCTGCACCTTGCCCAATGGTGGTCGTGCGTCCCAATGAAAAAGAAAACTAA
- a CDS encoding pseudouridine synthase has product MTSPMPWLKKSMRGFTIASIFMTDRVVQIPRGHAPLRIKDGLNPTRVRVPEQRDGVSAYDFVWELIASQRHRHPEDTPDALVHRFEADQVIIGPRFRIASPTSVLHANDDVWFYRIPAPEPTIPYSCTVVYEDDTILVADKPPFLATMPRGKHITNSATVQLRRSTGIDELSPAHRLDRLTSGLLLFTKHKRVRGAYQTLFSERNVRKTYVATAEYNPVITPGTVWRSHMTKTAGEIQGHIIDAPPNAETLVAAIERIDAPTQQRLHSLHGTDVDLARYTLKPHTGKTHQLRLHMLAAGVPILGDTIYPTILAEDAEDYSRPMHLTSTELEFTDPLTNRHCLFTGAVIR; this is encoded by the coding sequence ATGACCTCGCCAATGCCGTGGCTAAAGAAGTCCATGAGGGGGTTCACGATAGCATCAATATTCATGACAGATAGGGTAGTACAGATTCCCCGCGGGCACGCACCGCTTCGCATAAAAGATGGACTCAACCCCACCCGCGTGCGCGTTCCCGAGCAACGCGATGGCGTCTCCGCCTACGACTTCGTCTGGGAGCTCATTGCCTCGCAACGCCACCGGCACCCCGAGGACACCCCCGATGCTCTCGTGCACCGTTTTGAAGCCGACCAGGTCATCATCGGACCGCGGTTTCGTATCGCCAGCCCCACTTCCGTACTCCACGCCAACGACGACGTCTGGTTTTATCGCATTCCTGCCCCCGAACCGACGATCCCCTACAGCTGCACGGTGGTTTACGAAGACGACACCATCCTCGTCGCCGACAAACCCCCCTTCCTTGCGACGATGCCCCGCGGCAAACACATCACCAACTCCGCCACGGTTCAACTACGCCGCAGCACGGGTATCGATGAGCTCAGTCCCGCACACCGCCTCGATCGCCTCACCAGCGGCCTACTGCTGTTCACAAAGCACAAACGCGTACGTGGCGCCTACCAAACACTTTTCAGCGAACGAAACGTCCGCAAAACCTACGTCGCCACCGCCGAATATAACCCAGTCATAACGCCTGGTACCGTATGGCGCTCACACATGACCAAAACCGCCGGTGAAATCCAGGGCCACATTATCGACGCACCCCCCAACGCCGAAACCCTCGTCGCCGCCATCGAGCGTATCGACGCCCCCACGCAACAACGCCTCCACTCCCTCCATGGAACCGACGTAGACCTTGCCCGCTACACCCTCAAACCTCATACCGGAAAGACCCATCAACTCCGCCTCCATATGCTTGCAGCTGGCGTCCCCATCCTTGGCGACACCATCTACCCCACAATCCTCGCAGAAGATGCTGAAGACTATTCCCGACCCATGCACCTGACGAGTACTGAGCTTGAGTTCACGGATCCTCTCACCAACCGCCACTGTTTGTTCACTGGTGCAGTGATCCGATAA